DNA from Coriobacteriaceae bacterium:
TCAGCGGAGCCTCGGCCATGATCTCGCGGCAGTGGTCGTTCTTGCAGTCGAAGGCACGCAGCGGGTTGAGCTCGGCGCGCTCGCGGCACTCGTCACACATCTCGTCTGCGTGATCGAGGATGAACTGCTTGACCTGCTCGCGGTAAGCCGGACGGCACTGGGCGTCACCCATCGAGTTGATGAGCAGACGAAGCTTGGAAAGATCGAAGCCCAGGCGCTTGTAGAACTCCATGAGCATGATGATGCACTCGGCGTCTGCCGCCGGATCGGGAGCGCCGAGCCACTCGATGCCCACCTGGTGGAACTGGCGCAGGCGGCCCTTCTGGGGACGCTCGCCGCGGAACATGGCCTCGGCGTAGTAAGCCTTAAACGGCGTGGAGCCCTGGGGCACCAGATTGTTCTCGACGACGGCGCGCACCACGCCGGCCGTGCCCTCGGGGCGAAGTGCCAGGCGCTGCTTGGGCTTGAGTTTGGTGTCGGTGCCCTCGGTAAAGACGCGCTCCAGGTTGGCACCGCTGAACACGCGGAACATTTCCTTGCGCACGACGTCGGTCGACTGGCCGATACCGTGGACAAACACGTCAACCTGCTCGATCGCGGGCGTCTCGATGGGTTTAAAACCAAACGGCTCGAACACGCCGGCCGCAATCTGCTGCATCTTTTGCCAGGCGCGCATCTCGGCGCCGATAAGGTCGCGGGTTCCCTCCGCCTTCTGTGCCTGCATGGGCAAACACCTTTCTTTTGTATCGCGTCATAGGTAGTGGACATTATACGGCACAAAGCAGCAACGCGGCGGCGCGCCTGACCGAACGAGGGTATGGGGACTCGTTCGGCCAGACGCGCCGCCGCGGACGAAGCGGACAAGCGGCGATGCGCTTTGGCCTACCTACTCCCCCGCCACGCTCGCGCGCAGCTTGGCGGCGATGGGCTCGGATGCCAGCAGGAACACGAGCATGACCACGGAGCACGCCAGGCACACGATCCAGGTGCTCGCAAAGGAGCCCGAGACGGCAAAGAGCACATAGACCTGCCAAAGCTCACCCACAAAGCTCATGCCCGCGAGCACCGTCGAGGTGGCGATAACGGTAAGCGAGCCCAATACGCGGCCACTCACCTTATCGGCAACATGGCCGATAACGAGCGAACCCACGACACTCACC
Protein-coding regions in this window:
- the hisS gene encoding histidine--tRNA ligase yields the protein MQAQKAEGTRDLIGAEMRAWQKMQQIAAGVFEPFGFKPIETPAIEQVDVFVHGIGQSTDVVRKEMFRVFSGANLERVFTEGTDTKLKPKQRLALRPEGTAGVVRAVVENNLVPQGSTPFKAYYAEAMFRGERPQKGRLRQFHQVGIEWLGAPDPAADAECIIMLMEFYKRLGFDLSKLRLLINSMGDAQCRPAYREQVKQFILDHADEMCDECRERAELNPLRAFDCKNDHCREIMAEAPLMGDNLCDECREHYEQVKRYLDAAGIEYVEDPTLVRGLDYYTRTVFEVEAPGAGVGSIGGGGRYDGLVELEGGKPTAGVGFAVGFERALLALQAFGSDLGADEAPCVYVANAGKELRQNVFAITQELRAAGIVTEADYQGRSLKAQFKQADKVGAKLILVLGGDELAAGKVKVRDMQSHDEVLADLDNVVEAVRERL